The genomic stretch AATAGTTCCATATTTGTAACCATATTTCCATACGCTTTATCTAGAACGGGGATTACGTTTTCTATATCCTCATTTTTGATGGTATGAGCCAAGGATTTCACTACTTCTTGCTGTCTATTTATTCTTCCAAAATCTCCATCTGAGTCACTTCTATATCTTACATAGAACAATGCATCTTCTCCATTTAGTATATGTTCTCCTTTAGGTACTTGTACTTGACCGTTGTAACCAAAATCTTTTACTGCATTAACAGTTACACCCTCAAAATCATCCACTATCATTATAAAATCTTCAAAACTAAATTTCAGATAATAGTCAATTGATATATCAAATAAATTCTCAAGAGTTTTTTGCGATAATTCCGGTCCCCCAAAAGCAAAAGCATGATTTATTTTATCTAATTTCATGCCTGGTATTTCAACTCTAGTATCTCGGGGAATAGAAATTAGTATAGCTTTATTGGTTACAGGATAATATTTAATAACCATTATTATATCGCTACGAGAAGTCTCCGTGTCTCTTTCATCAGTTCCTAATATTGAAACTGTAATATTTTTCTTATTCAATCTGTCAATAAGCTCTTTATTATTGTACTCTAATTTTTCGACAATTGACTCGTCTGATTTTACAACATTTGGTACCTCTTGGCTTTTTTTTATCTCTGTTTTAGAAGATGAAGAAAACAATAAATTCCAAATTAAATATAAAAGGCTTATTGCCATAATAATTCCCAATATTGCTTTAAGCTTTTTATTTTGATTTTTCATAGAGTATACCTTTCACTTTCTATTTTATGATTTAAATATCTTATACCCACATTAAATAGGTTCCATTTTTTCAATATACTATACTCCCTAAAAGTATACCATAAAACATTTTTTTTGCAAAGTTAGCTTGAAATATTTTATTTATGGACTTCTTTCAAAAAAATCGGTTTATACCAATCAATGGTCTCCACCATTCCATTTTCAAAGGAATAAATGGGTTCCCATTTTATCTCATTTCTAATTTTTGTATTGTCAATGGCATATCTGCGATCATGCCCTAGTCGATCTTGAATATATTCAATCAAAGTGTCGTTCTTTCCCAATATTTCCAAAATCAGCTTAATAATTTCTATGTTTTGTTTCTCTTGAATGCCCCCAATATTATAAACCTCACCTATGCACCCCATTTGCATAACTTGGTCTATGGCTCTACAATGATCCACTACATGAATCCAATCTCTAATCTGTAAGCCATCCCCATAAACAGGTAGTTTTTCCATCTGCAAGGCTTTTTTTATCATCAAAGGTATCAGTTTTTCTGGGTATTGTCTCGGACCATAATTATTTGAACACCGCGTTATGATTGCTGGAAAATGATAAGTATTATGATACGCCTGTACCAATAAGTCTCCACTCGCTTTACTTGCTGAGTAAGGACTGTTAGGTGACAATGGGGTTAATTCAGTAAATAAACCCTCTTTACCTAAAGCACCATAAACCTCATCTGTCGATATTTGAATATATTTTACTCCTTCTTTATAAACAGGATATCCTTGTTCATCTGTCCCTTCTTCCCAGCTTCTTTTGCTAACATCTAACAATACTCCAGTACCTAAAACATTTGTTCTGATAAAAACATCAGGATCATCAATGCTCCTGTCCACATGTGTTTCAGCAGCAAAATTTACAACATAATGGATTTCATTGCTATTAAAAATTTCCCACAAATGCTCTCTATCAATAATATCTCCTTGAATAAATTTATAGTTATCAAAAGATTTGGCTTCATTCAAATTTTCAAGATTACCTGCATATGTAAGCTTATCAAAATTTATTATAAAATACTCAGGATATTTATTTAATATGTAAGTTATAAAAGTACTTCCAATAAAACCTGCTCCACCAGTAACTAATATTGTTTTCATCTCTTCTCTCCTAAACCGTATATAGATTAATATCTCTTTATCACTTTAAATTGTTAAGTTTATTATCTTTTTCAGATAATAAAACTTCTGAAATACTGTTTATCGGCCAATTTATACCTATTTTAGGATCATCCCACATGACACCACTTTCGTCTTCTGGATAATAATCATTATCAACCATATATAAAAATTCTGCTTCTTCAGATAAAACCAAAAATCCATGTGCAAATCCTCTAGGAATATATAGTTGTTTTTTATTTTGTTCCGAAAGCACTAGTCCAAACCATTTGCCATACGTTGTTGATCCCTCACGCACATCAACAGCCACGTCAAATATTTCTCCTCTCATTACCTTAACCAATTTTGCTTGAGGATAGTTTTTCTGATAGTGTAATCCTCTTAACACACCTTGTTTTGATCGCGAAACGTTAATCTGACGGATTTGCATATCGATACCCGCCTTTTTAAATGTGTCATAGTGAAACCCTTCCATAAAAGAACCTCTTGAGTCCTCAAATACTTGAGGTTCAATCATAATAACACCCTCTAAATCTGTCTCTGTAAATACGAAGTTGCCAATTTTATTCACTTGATATCTCCTTATCATTTTCTAGATAACTGTGTTACCTGCGAAAGTATTATTGAAATCCTCAGATATCATCTTTAAATAATCACCATATTGGGTATTTGAAAATCCATCTGCAAGTATTGTTAATTGCTCTCTGGAAATAAAACCTTTTCTATAGGCAATCTCTTCGATGCATGCCACATAAAAACCCTGTCTTTTTTGTATAGTTGCTACATAATTTGAAGCATCTAATAAACTTTCATGAGTACCCGTATCAAGCCACGCCAAACCTCTACCAAGTAATTTAACACTTAGTTCTCCGCTTTTCAAATATGCTAGATTTACGTCTGTAATCTCCAATTCACCTCTCTGAGAGGGATGAAGCTCTTTTGCAATTTCTACAACTCTATTATCATAAAAATAGAGCCCAGGTACGGCAAAATGCGACTTTGGTACTGTCGGTTTTTCACATATTGAAATAGCTTTTCCATTTTCATCAAATTCGATAACTCCATACGCAGTAGGGTCTTGGAAATAATATCCGAATATAATACTGCCATTTTTTAACTGTGCACACTCTTCAAGTAATTTAGAAAATCCCTGACCATAAAAGATATTGTCACCTAAAATTAGTGCAACGGCTTCATTTCCGATAAAGGTTTCCCCTAGAATAAAGGCTTCTGCTATACCACTCGGCTTTTGCTGCTCAATGTATGAAAGATTAATGCCTAGATGTTCACCCGAGCCTAGTAAATTTTTGTATAGTCCTAAATCCCTTGGTGTTGAAATAATTAGTATTTCACTTATGCCTGCAAGCATTAAAGTTGAAAGTGGGTAATAAATCATTGGTTTGTCAAAAACAGGTAATAATTGTTTAGAAATCGCTTTCGTAATCGGATATAATCGTGATCCGGATCCTCCCGCAAGTATAATACCTTTCATGTCACTTTCCTCCAATATATATGATTAATCTAGTATAAAACCTCTTGTTTCATATACAAATCCAGTGCCTCAGTATAGCTACCTCAAACAATGAATTTTATATGTTGCGAATTAAGACAAATCGTCCACCTTATCTTTTGTATTGTGTACTTAACAATGTCCATAAAATTGATTGCTCATTAAACTCAACATCCTTTAATGTAATCAACTCATCTTTTTGAATGTCTTTTTTTAGTATACAACCTGTAGCCAATGAAACCGGCAAGTAATTTCTCACAGATACCTCTTTGATATCTTCTAATAAACCATAGTAAGTATAACCTCCTATTTCATCCAGTGTATCTCCAGCCTTTAAATCCTTCTTTGCATAAACTAATACATCACATTTTTTCTCTTTTAATGGTTTAATGACGGAGGATTTAAATACAACATTTTTTGCTATTCCCATAAGCATTTCAAAGGCACATAGATGATACGGCTTGTAAAACAAATAATATGGACCATTACCCATTTTATAGTATTTCAAATCACTTACTAGTGCTTTGTTCGTAGTATACCCTATAACAAAAACACCTCCGGTAGGTTCAACATTTCTAACAATCTCTATAACGCCCTTTTTTGATAAAATACCACCATCTTCTTTAAGGCGAATAAGCTCTGTTACGGTATCTAATGAACCCTCAGGGCTATTCATGCCAGGAACATCTGGCACTAAACCTAGGGCATTTGCGGTAATACCCATTTCAATATTCATTTTCGTACCATCTGCAAAGGATGATAGCTTTATTGGATTTTGTTGATACAGATCTGCCCATTTTTGAACGGAAGTAGGATTAGCATAGCGATTGATATAATTTTTAAACTTCCCGACAGCAATAATATCCAAGGCAGTCATTTTAACATAGCTATATAGATTTCGAATTTCTCCTGGCTCATCACCTGAAAATCCTGAATACACCACATTATGTTGATCTGCTAGATTTGAGAAGAAGTGCCCTAAACAAATATCTATTTCTGGACTTGCCACTATATTACAATGATGCTTAATGGTTTCATAGGCAATTTCTGCACCATAAGCCGCATCACCTGTTAAATCTGCAACAATGTCAATATTTGCTTCAAACGCAAGTTGATAATTTTTGATTGCTGCAATCTCACCATTCTTTCTTGCCTGATTAACATCTTCTGGAGAATTGCATATTCTGATTTTATATATGCGTTCACAGTTGTCTAAACACCGATATAACTTGTCAATATCCCTATATACGACAACCGCTGGGAAAAAAAATTCTCTTTCCATTCTCGACATTTCAATAATTAATCCTTGAGCAATAAAACCGATTCCTACCACACACACCCTAATTGGTCCAGTAGCTTCAGTATACGATTCCAAAGATTCCTGTAAATAAGTGTACATTTTTATTCCCCCATTTTTTTATCAATTGTATAATTCCTCTATTATTTTAAACCCATCTTACCTGGTTGTCAACTATATATCAATATTCTATTTTATATTTTACTTTTATACCTTGAGTGCATGCTTTATATTTATTTATTATTCGATTAAATAATATGATTTGTAAATGTGTCAAGTTCAGAAAATCGTTTGCTACTTTTAAGTATATTTAAACAATTGAACAACAATAATAGCATTATGAATCATTACACATCACCTTTTTGTACAGTATAACAAGCAAAAACACTTGGCTTTCCTTAGATACAAAAAAATCCAATTTAGTTATACTCGCCTTAACTAAATTGGATTTTTTATATTTTTTGGACATAAATTAAGTAAAACTAATATTTTTTTACTATCTTCGATGTTATAAATGATCCTGTTTTATTATCATTGTATTTATTTGCAACTGAATTGAATTTGTGATTAGGTGCCACATAAATAAAGTGCGTAGTTATGTTGCTCGGAGAAGTAACGGAATTTTTTTCAATAATCATATTATCACTACCTCCACCATAAAAAATGATTGCAAAGCCTTCTTTTGATTTCTTAGAAACTACACCACAATCTTCAAAAGTGTTTTTTGTAATCGTTACACTGCTGGCATTGTTAATTAGTAATCCAGCACCATCTTCAGTATGACCTAGTTTTACAAAGGAATTACCTACCACATTCACATCAAGCACCTTTTTACCACCAAGACCTAAGCCTAAACCACTATTGCAATTTTGCAACAAATTCTCTTGGATATTTAATCCTCTAATGCCTTGCGCTTGTATAGGAGCAAAGCAATTTTTAATTGTATTCTTCAAGATATTAATGTTTAGCTTCGGAATAGAATCATTCATAACTTCATATGCCTGTGTTAAATGAATACCAATATATGCACCATCAATAACATTTCCTTCTATTACTATGCCTTCTGTAGGTCCCAATAACATTGTACTTAGATAATTAGGGTTATAATATACAATACCTATTGTTCCTATATCATTAAAATAATTGTTTTTAATAGTAATGTCTTTAATAATTGTCCACTCAATACTATTTTTATGGTTAGGTTCAATACAAATTGCTCCTGGCATATCGCTTCTACTAATACGCTTAAATTTATTATTTTCTATAAGTATGTCTGAGCCATCAAGTATACTTATGCCATTTCTATTGTCCTTATTAATCCCATCAAACTGCGAATTTCTAATTGTTACATTTGAAACATGTCTTTCTTTCTTAGACTCTACTCCAATAAAAATACCATCACCTCGAAAACCTTCAAACATAACCGTGTCTACTAATATATTAGAACATGAGTTTAATGAGAGTAAGTGCACCCATTCACTGAATCCTTCAGAATCAACAGTACCTTGTAGTTTAAGATTTTTTATTTCAACATTTTGAATGCTTCCTACTAATTTTTTATTACCATTTGGTTGATTTGTATCAATTCCACCTTGATTTATACCTAAAAGTGATTGAAACTTATGTTCTTCTACTTTTTGTTGAAGTACAGAGTTCCACCCATCTCCTATGATCGAAATATTAGACTTTAATTTAATATTATTGCAAAGATAATTACCTTTAGGGATATAAACTATGCCTCCCTCATCTCCTAAAAAATCGATAGCATCTTGAATAGATTTTGTATCATCAGTAATGCCATCACCCTTAGCACCAAACGCTACTATATTTACTTTATTTCGTTCGGATAAATCTGATGCCCCCAGGGCTACAGCACGATATTTTTTATCAATACTAATAAATGGTGATTCAATTTTAGCAACATTAGCAACATTAGCAACATTAGCAACATTAGCAACATCAGCAACAATAACAGGTGAAATGTTGTTTGTTATAGAATCAATTTCACTATCTGCACCAGAATTTTCTATGATTCCTTCATAGGTTCCCGAATCATCTATACTGTTATTGATTTCTTTATCATCTATTTTATAAAGAATAGTTGATTCCGATACTTCCATAACTGGAATTTCTTCGCTTGTATTAATTTCTGTAGAAGATGAGGAAAACATTATAATGAGATACAAAAAGCTAAATGAAATAATAATTCCCAATATTACTTTTTTATTTTTATTTTGGTTTTTCATAATTAATTCCATCACCGTCTCTTTCTTTTATATTCTAGTAAAAGAGTATCACAATACATTTTTTTTTTCAACATATAAAACAAAATGTTTGTAGAATGAAATACAAATGAAATATAAATGAAATATAAGTTAAGTTTATTCAAATGAATAATCGACATTTTCTAATAATAATTACTCTTTTTTAACAAATAAAAACAACCCCGAATATGTTTCATTTGCATAACACGGGATTGTTTTTATTATTCTACAATTCTTGAGTTTTTATAATTTTACGATTTTAGATGAACTAAAACCACCTGTAATATTACCGCTGTATGTATTCGTAGTTGCATTAAAAGTATGATTAGAAGCTACGTAGATAAAGCTTGTGGTTATATTATTTGGGGATGTTACTGTATTTTTCGTAAAAATTATGTTATCGGTAGTTCCACCATAAAATATGATAGCAAACCCTTCTTTGTACTTAGTAGATACCACTCCACAATCTTCAAA from Firmicutes bacterium HGW-Firmicutes-1 encodes the following:
- the rfbC gene encoding dTDP-4-dehydrorhamnose 3,5-epimerase; amino-acid sequence: MGNFVFTETDLEGVIMIEPQVFEDSRGSFMEGFHYDTFKKAGIDMQIRQINVSRSKQGVLRGLHYQKNYPQAKLVKVMRGEIFDVAVDVREGSTTYGKWFGLVLSEQNKKQLYIPRGFAHGFLVLSEEAEFLYMVDNDYYPEDESGVMWDDPKIGINWPINSISEVLLSEKDNKLNNLK
- the rfbA gene encoding glucose-1-phosphate thymidylyltransferase, translating into MKGIILAGGSGSRLYPITKAISKQLLPVFDKPMIYYPLSTLMLAGISEILIISTPRDLGLYKNLLGSGEHLGINLSYIEQQKPSGIAEAFILGETFIGNEAVALILGDNIFYGQGFSKLLEECAQLKNGSIIFGYYFQDPTAYGVIEFDENGKAISICEKPTVPKSHFAVPGLYFYDNRVVEIAKELHPSQRGELEITDVNLAYLKSGELSVKLLGRGLAWLDTGTHESLLDASNYVATIQKRQGFYVACIEEIAYRKGFISREQLTILADGFSNTQYGDYLKMISEDFNNTFAGNTVI
- the rfbB gene encoding dTDP-glucose 4,6-dehydratase, with product MKTILVTGGAGFIGSTFITYILNKYPEYFIINFDKLTYAGNLENLNEAKSFDNYKFIQGDIIDREHLWEIFNSNEIHYVVNFAAETHVDRSIDDPDVFIRTNVLGTGVLLDVSKRSWEEGTDEQGYPVYKEGVKYIQISTDEVYGALGKEGLFTELTPLSPNSPYSASKASGDLLVQAYHNTYHFPAIITRCSNNYGPRQYPEKLIPLMIKKALQMEKLPVYGDGLQIRDWIHVVDHCRAIDQVMQMGCIGEVYNIGGIQEKQNIEIIKLILEILGKNDTLIEYIQDRLGHDRRYAIDNTKIRNEIKWEPIYSFENGMVETIDWYKPIFLKEVHK